One Yimella lutea DNA window includes the following coding sequences:
- a CDS encoding TrmH family RNA methyltransferase, whose protein sequence is MVLNWIAGQSDSWRVLATDEGGEQDLRAVDLTGPTLLVVGNETRGISHAWREACDQVVSIPMVGGTSSLNAAVAGSIVLHEALRQRQA, encoded by the coding sequence GTGGTTCTGAACTGGATTGCCGGACAGTCCGATTCATGGCGAGTGCTGGCCACGGACGAGGGCGGCGAGCAGGATCTGCGCGCGGTCGACCTCACCGGACCGACACTGCTGGTCGTGGGCAACGAGACCCGCGGCATCAGCCACGCTTGGCGCGAGGCGTGCGATCAGGTGGTCAGCATCCCGATGGTCGGAGGCACGAGTTCGTTGAACGCAGCAGTTGCCGGTTCGATCGTGCTGCACGAGGCTCTGAGACAGCGGCAGGCCTGA